The following proteins are co-located in the Leucoraja erinacea ecotype New England chromosome 4, Leri_hhj_1, whole genome shotgun sequence genome:
- the pex2 gene encoding peroxisome biogenesis factor 2 isoform X2, producing MPKVTKHSFCDRRCLHMQTDAHVTSASFWLAPREFQSAARLPAASAAADAIYGNMDSMEDHLDTLTPVLRISQLDAFELDRALEQLIWSQFAQCFQCFKPGLLTNFEPELRAFLQFLLWRFTIYSQNATVGQALLNIRYKNDLSQGQKYKPMSKRQKLWYALFAIGGKWLQERAHDLFSNRSPESVIHKFKYSITFITGLLRVAGLLNFLIFLQRGRFATFPERLLGIRAVFCRPQGVRQVGFEYMNRELLWHGFAEFLIFLLPLINTRKLKVVVSSWFLPVGHLHHNDGTLSIHCKECAICGDWPTMPHIIGCKHVFCYYCIQSNYLSDADFTCPKCSTEIHIIEPLISNIHQLI from the exons ATGCCAAAGGTCACCAAGCACTCGTTCTGCGACCGCCGGTGTTTACATATGCAAACCGACGCGCACGTGACCTCCGCGAGCTTCTGGCTTGCTCCGCGAGAATTCCAAAGTGCGGCTCGCCTTCCCGCGGCGTCGGCAGCAGCAG ATGCCATTTATGGGAACATGGATTCCATGGAAGACCATTTGGATACCCTAActccagttttaagaataagccaGCTAGATGCTTTTGAACTGGATAGAGCCTTAGAACAGCTCATTTGGTCCCAATTTGCCCAGTGTTTCCAATGTTTTAAACCTGGCCTGCTTACAAACTTTGAACCAGAACTGAGAGCATTTCTGCAATTTTTACTATGGAGATTTACCATctattctcaaaatgcaacagttGGTCAGGCACTTCTGAACATCAGATATAAAAATGATTTGTCCCAGGGACAAAAGTACAAACCAATGAGTAAACGTCAAAAGCTATGGTATGCATTATTCGCCATTGGGGGGAAATGGCTGCAAGAGAGAGCCCATGATTTATTTAGTAATCGTTCCCCAGAGTCGGTTATCCACAAATTTAAATATTCCATTACTTTTATAACTGGACTTTTAAGAGTTGCTGGACTACTGAATTTTCTCATCTTTCTTCAGAGGGGTAGATTTGCTACTTTTCCAGAAAGACTTCTAGGAATCAGAGCTGTTTTCTGCAGACCGCAAGGTGTTCGCCAAGTTGGCTTTGAATATATGAATCGCGAACTGTTATGGCATGGATTTGCTGAATTCTTAATATTTCTTCTGCCACTGATTAATACCAGAAAACTGAAAGTAGTTGTTTCATCGTGGTTTCTTCCTGTAGGTCATCTCCATCATAATGACGGCACACTATCAATCCACTGTAAAGAATGTGCGATTTGTGGTGATTGGCCAACTATGCCTCATATAATCGGTTGTAAGCATGttttttgttattattgtatTCAAAGTAATTACTTGTCTGATGCTGACTTTACTTGTCCAAAATGTAGCACTGAAATCCACATTATTGAACCTTTGATATCAAACATTCACCAATTAATCTAA
- the pex2 gene encoding peroxisome biogenesis factor 2 isoform X1 translates to MLHLSLYLTPRPHPRIQAVFSSEAEVHLHLLQLHLLHPLFQVPTALQLVRPSSGLSIASTQHLRSVRNNQPELPVAPHFNSPTHSESDLSVLGQNAIYGNMDSMEDHLDTLTPVLRISQLDAFELDRALEQLIWSQFAQCFQCFKPGLLTNFEPELRAFLQFLLWRFTIYSQNATVGQALLNIRYKNDLSQGQKYKPMSKRQKLWYALFAIGGKWLQERAHDLFSNRSPESVIHKFKYSITFITGLLRVAGLLNFLIFLQRGRFATFPERLLGIRAVFCRPQGVRQVGFEYMNRELLWHGFAEFLIFLLPLINTRKLKVVVSSWFLPVGHLHHNDGTLSIHCKECAICGDWPTMPHIIGCKHVFCYYCIQSNYLSDADFTCPKCSTEIHIIEPLISNIHQLI, encoded by the exons atgctacacttgtcactttacctcacccctcgacctcatccaaggatccaagcagtcttttcaagtgaggcagaggttcacctgcacctcctccaacttcatctattgcatcccctgttccaggtgccaactgctctacagttggtgagaccaagctcaggcttgTCGATCGCTTcgacccaacacctccgctcagttcgaaataaccaacctgaactcccggtggctccgcacttcaactcccccacccattcagaatccgacctttctgtcctgggccaga ATGCCATTTATGGGAACATGGATTCCATGGAAGACCATTTGGATACCCTAActccagttttaagaataagccaGCTAGATGCTTTTGAACTGGATAGAGCCTTAGAACAGCTCATTTGGTCCCAATTTGCCCAGTGTTTCCAATGTTTTAAACCTGGCCTGCTTACAAACTTTGAACCAGAACTGAGAGCATTTCTGCAATTTTTACTATGGAGATTTACCATctattctcaaaatgcaacagttGGTCAGGCACTTCTGAACATCAGATATAAAAATGATTTGTCCCAGGGACAAAAGTACAAACCAATGAGTAAACGTCAAAAGCTATGGTATGCATTATTCGCCATTGGGGGGAAATGGCTGCAAGAGAGAGCCCATGATTTATTTAGTAATCGTTCCCCAGAGTCGGTTATCCACAAATTTAAATATTCCATTACTTTTATAACTGGACTTTTAAGAGTTGCTGGACTACTGAATTTTCTCATCTTTCTTCAGAGGGGTAGATTTGCTACTTTTCCAGAAAGACTTCTAGGAATCAGAGCTGTTTTCTGCAGACCGCAAGGTGTTCGCCAAGTTGGCTTTGAATATATGAATCGCGAACTGTTATGGCATGGATTTGCTGAATTCTTAATATTTCTTCTGCCACTGATTAATACCAGAAAACTGAAAGTAGTTGTTTCATCGTGGTTTCTTCCTGTAGGTCATCTCCATCATAATGACGGCACACTATCAATCCACTGTAAAGAATGTGCGATTTGTGGTGATTGGCCAACTATGCCTCATATAATCGGTTGTAAGCATGttttttgttattattgtatTCAAAGTAATTACTTGTCTGATGCTGACTTTACTTGTCCAAAATGTAGCACTGAAATCCACATTATTGAACCTTTGATATCAAACATTCACCAATTAATCTAA
- the pex2 gene encoding peroxisome biogenesis factor 2 isoform X3, protein MDSMEDHLDTLTPVLRISQLDAFELDRALEQLIWSQFAQCFQCFKPGLLTNFEPELRAFLQFLLWRFTIYSQNATVGQALLNIRYKNDLSQGQKYKPMSKRQKLWYALFAIGGKWLQERAHDLFSNRSPESVIHKFKYSITFITGLLRVAGLLNFLIFLQRGRFATFPERLLGIRAVFCRPQGVRQVGFEYMNRELLWHGFAEFLIFLLPLINTRKLKVVVSSWFLPVGHLHHNDGTLSIHCKECAICGDWPTMPHIIGCKHVFCYYCIQSNYLSDADFTCPKCSTEIHIIEPLISNIHQLI, encoded by the coding sequence ATGGATTCCATGGAAGACCATTTGGATACCCTAActccagttttaagaataagccaGCTAGATGCTTTTGAACTGGATAGAGCCTTAGAACAGCTCATTTGGTCCCAATTTGCCCAGTGTTTCCAATGTTTTAAACCTGGCCTGCTTACAAACTTTGAACCAGAACTGAGAGCATTTCTGCAATTTTTACTATGGAGATTTACCATctattctcaaaatgcaacagttGGTCAGGCACTTCTGAACATCAGATATAAAAATGATTTGTCCCAGGGACAAAAGTACAAACCAATGAGTAAACGTCAAAAGCTATGGTATGCATTATTCGCCATTGGGGGGAAATGGCTGCAAGAGAGAGCCCATGATTTATTTAGTAATCGTTCCCCAGAGTCGGTTATCCACAAATTTAAATATTCCATTACTTTTATAACTGGACTTTTAAGAGTTGCTGGACTACTGAATTTTCTCATCTTTCTTCAGAGGGGTAGATTTGCTACTTTTCCAGAAAGACTTCTAGGAATCAGAGCTGTTTTCTGCAGACCGCAAGGTGTTCGCCAAGTTGGCTTTGAATATATGAATCGCGAACTGTTATGGCATGGATTTGCTGAATTCTTAATATTTCTTCTGCCACTGATTAATACCAGAAAACTGAAAGTAGTTGTTTCATCGTGGTTTCTTCCTGTAGGTCATCTCCATCATAATGACGGCACACTATCAATCCACTGTAAAGAATGTGCGATTTGTGGTGATTGGCCAACTATGCCTCATATAATCGGTTGTAAGCATGttttttgttattattgtatTCAAAGTAATTACTTGTCTGATGCTGACTTTACTTGTCCAAAATGTAGCACTGAAATCCACATTATTGAACCTTTGATATCAAACATTCACCAATTAATCTAA